The DNA region GCGAGATGAACGCGGCAGGATTGCGCGCAGGCCCAAAATTCTTCCCGCCATCCGGCACACCGCCGATCACGCCCAACTCCGTGTTCATCGTGATCTGTTCGAAGAGCCCTTCCTCGAACGCGACTGCCGCCACGCCCTGCGGAATGCCGACGCCGAGGTTCACGTTCATGCCCGGCGTCAACTCACGCGCCGCGCGCCGGCAAATCACCTTCTCGACGTTCAACGGCATCGGCTTGATCACGTCGGACAACGAGACGGTCTTCTGCCCTGTAAAAGCCGGGTCGTGGTCCACAAACAACGTATGCGGATGCGCTTGGCGCGACTGCGCCACCACAACGTAATCCACGAATATCCCCGGCACCCGAACCATGTGCGGATTCGCGGGCTTATCGCTCAGCTTCTCCACCTGCGCGATAACGATACCCCCGTGGTTTTTCGCGGCCATCGCGACTTCCAGGCACTCGAGAAACGCAGGCTCGTCTTCGCACGTAATATTGCCGCTTGGGTCCGCGGTGGTACCCTTGAAGATGGCCGCATGAACCGGGAACGTCTTGTAGAAAAGGTATTCCTTCCCGGCCAGCTCGATGAGAGACACATAGTCTTCCTGCTGGCGCGTGCGCTGATTCATCTTGCCGCCGTCAATGCGCGGGTCCACGAACGTCTCAAGACCAACCGTGGTAATCACGCCCGGCCGATTCCCCGCGATCTCCCGGTACAACTGCGCCAACACGCCCTGCGGAAGGATGTAACATTCGATCTCTTCCATCACGGCCAGCTTGATGAGCAAATGATTGACGCCGATATGCGCCCCCACCATCCGCTTCAACATGCCCGGCACGGCGAAATTATTCATGCCCTTGTAGTCCGTTCCAAACGGACCCATCCCCGCCGTGAAAACGACCGTGAGATCCTTCGGCGAACCTTTGGCTGCATACACTTGCCGAAAGGCAGGTAATACTTCTTCGATCGGCATTGGGTTGACCAAGAC from Candidatus Hydrogenedentota bacterium includes:
- a CDS encoding acyl CoA:acetate/3-ketoacid CoA transferase; the protein is MAKVVSAEEAVSQIPDGSTVLVNPMPIEEVLPAFRQVYAAKGSPKDLTVVFTAGMGPFGTDYKGMNNFAVPGMLKRMVGAHIGVNHLLIKLAVMEEIECYILPQGVLAQLYREIAGNRPGVITTVGLETFVDPRIDGGKMNQRTRQQEDYVSLIELAGKEYLFYKTFPVHAAIFKGTTADPSGNITCEDEPAFLECLEVAMAAKNHGGIVIAQVEKLSDKPANPHMVRVPGIFVDYVVVAQSRQAHPHTLFVDHDPAFTGQKTVSLSDVIKPMPLNVEKVICRRAARELTPGMNVNLGVGIPQGVAAVAFEEGLFEQITMNTELGVIGGVPDGGKNFGPARNPAAFISQPQMFDFYDGGGLHATCVGLAQADAEGNVNVSRLGQKIIGCGGFINLTQGSHHCIFCGEFSAGGTDIVVSDGKLTIRQDGKVMKFVEAVEQITFSGKRARRVGQDAKFITERCVFRLVPEGMLLAEVAPGVDIQKDIIDRMGFRPIVPDQVPLMDPAMFA